A window of Brassica oleracea var. oleracea cultivar TO1000 unplaced genomic scaffold, BOL UnpScaffold00579, whole genome shotgun sequence contains these coding sequences:
- the LOC106319718 gene encoding uncharacterized protein LOC106319718 isoform X1 produces the protein MAYGSFAISSKALVFCRPCYGGSIRDLPFSLRTPTIGRCGCVGAIAAPRNLVKPRKEESSGKEIRGGRKSKDKTTPWKKLDANEFGIQRSMIPESTRMVLNKLRKKGFQVYLVGGCVRDLILDRIPKDFDVITSAELKEVRQVFPRCQIVGRRFPICHVYVDDIIIEVSSFSTSARTGKTPNKNFRKPVGCNERDYIRWKNCLQRDFTVNGLMFDPLENVVYDYIGGVEDIKNSKVRTVSAAKLSFIEDKARILRAIRIAARLGFSLTKDVAVSVKELSTSLLRLDPSRVQMEINYMLAYGSAEASLRLLWRFGLMEILLPIQASYFVSQGFRRRDGRSNMLLSMFRNLDRLVAPDRPCAELLWIGILAFHKALVDQPRDPTVVASYCLAIYSDISLSEAMEIAKSNTKQHNSNFQELSAQDKDIAGSKLSQQVMSLAESVKSAAKKMHDRDYLANAMSKYPQAPSSDMVFMSRPLLERVQRMFGSVRRKGDGERGVPSLDRRINYKSLALGDFHETRRVFARIVFDTVYPPKI, from the exons ATGGCGTATGGTTCTTTCGCTATCTCATCGAAAGCTCTAGTCTTTTGCCGTCCTTGCTATGGTGGCTCCATCAGAGATCTCCCTTTCTCCCTCCGCACGCCTACG ATTGGGCGTTGCGGATGCGTTGGAGCAATCGCGGCACCGAGAAACCTGGTGAAGCCACGCAAGGAAGAGAGCAGCGGTAAGGAGATTAGGGGAGGAAGGAAGAGTAAGGATAAAACGACGCCGTGGAAGAAGTTAGATGCTAATGAGTTTGGTATACAGAGGTCCATGATCCCTGAATCTACACGCATGGTTCTCAATAAGCTCAGGAAAAAAG GGTTTCAAGTATACCTAGTGGGAGGTTGTGTTCGGGATCTTATACTAGATAGAATCCCCAAGGATTTTGATGTCATCACTTCTGCCGAACTCAAAGAG GTACGGCAAGTATTTCCCCGATGCCAAATCGTTGGAAGACGGTTTCCCATCTGCCATGTTTATGTCGATGATATCATCATAGAG GTGTCAAGTTTTAGTACTTCAGCAAGGACTGGCAAAACGCCAAATAAGAACTTCAGAAAGCCTGTGGGCTGCAATGAACGTGACTACATCCGTTGGAAGAATTGCTTACAGCGTGATTTTACTGTCAATGG GTTGATGTTTGATCCATTGGAGAACGTAGTGTATGACTATATAGGAGGAGTTGAAGATATAAAGAACTCTAAA GTGAGGACAGTATCTGCAGCAAAGCTTTCATTTATAGAGGATAAAG CTCGCATTTTACGTGCAATTAGGATTGCAGCGAGGTTAGGATTCAGCTTGACTAAAGACGTTGCTGTTTCTGTGAAGGAGCTTTCTACTTCATTGCTGAGACTTGACCCT TCAAGGGTCCAGATGGAAATCAATTATATGCTGGCCTATGGGTCTGCAGAAGCTTCTTTAAGGTTGTTATGGAGATTTGGTCTCATGGAGATTCTTCTACCTATCCAG GCATCTTATTTTGTTTCCCAAGGGTTCAGGAGACGTGATGGAAGGTCCAACATGCTTCTG TCCATGTTTCGCAATCTTGACCGACTTGTAGCACCTGATCGACCATGCGCCGAGCTACTCTG GATTGGGATCTTAGCGTTTCACAAAGCATTGGTCGACCAGCCTCGGGATCCCACCGTCGTAGCTTCCTACTGTCTTGCCATCTACAGTGACATATCTTTATCCGAAGCCATGGAGATCGCAAAGAGCAACACAAAACAGCACAACTCAAACTTCCAAGAACTGTCCGCTCAAGACAAAGACATTGCTGGCAGCAAACTATCGCAGCAGGTCATGAGCTTAGCAGAGTCTGTAAAATCAGCTGCGAAAAAGATGCATGATCGAGACTACTTAGCTAACGCGATGAGCAAATACCCGCAAGCACCAAGCTCTGATATG GTGTTCATGTCGAGACCATTGTTGGAGAGAGTGCAGAGAATGTTTGGAAGTGTGAGAAGGAagggagatggagagagaggtGTGCCAAGTTTAGACCGCAGGATAAACTACAAGTCTCTTGCTCTTGGAGACTTTCACGAGACACGTCGTGTTTTCGCTAGGATTGTCTTTGATACCGTTTACCCTCCAAAGATTTAA
- the LOC106319718 gene encoding poly(A) polymerase I isoform X2, with protein MAYGSFAISSKALVFCRPCYGGSIRDLPFSLRTPTIGRCGCVGAIAAPRNLVKPRKEESSGKEIRGGRKSKDKTTPWKKLDANEFGIQRSMIPESTRMVLNKLRKKGFQVYLVGGCVRDLILDRIPKDFDVITSAELKEVRQVFPRCQIVGRRFPICHVYVDDIIIEVSSFSTSARTGKTPNKNFRKPVGCNERDYIRWKNCLQRDFTVNGLMFDPLENVVYDYIGGVEDIKNSKVRTVSAAKLSFIEDKARILRAIRIAARLGFSLTKDVAVSVKELSTSLLRLDPSRVQMEINYMLAYGSAEASLRLLWRFGLMEILLPIQSMFRNLDRLVAPDRPCAELLWIGILAFHKALVDQPRDPTVVASYCLAIYSDISLSEAMEIAKSNTKQHNSNFQELSAQDKDIAGSKLSQQVMSLAESVKSAAKKMHDRDYLANAMSKYPQAPSSDMVFMSRPLLERVQRMFGSVRRKGDGERGVPSLDRRINYKSLALGDFHETRRVFARIVFDTVYPPKI; from the exons ATGGCGTATGGTTCTTTCGCTATCTCATCGAAAGCTCTAGTCTTTTGCCGTCCTTGCTATGGTGGCTCCATCAGAGATCTCCCTTTCTCCCTCCGCACGCCTACG ATTGGGCGTTGCGGATGCGTTGGAGCAATCGCGGCACCGAGAAACCTGGTGAAGCCACGCAAGGAAGAGAGCAGCGGTAAGGAGATTAGGGGAGGAAGGAAGAGTAAGGATAAAACGACGCCGTGGAAGAAGTTAGATGCTAATGAGTTTGGTATACAGAGGTCCATGATCCCTGAATCTACACGCATGGTTCTCAATAAGCTCAGGAAAAAAG GGTTTCAAGTATACCTAGTGGGAGGTTGTGTTCGGGATCTTATACTAGATAGAATCCCCAAGGATTTTGATGTCATCACTTCTGCCGAACTCAAAGAG GTACGGCAAGTATTTCCCCGATGCCAAATCGTTGGAAGACGGTTTCCCATCTGCCATGTTTATGTCGATGATATCATCATAGAG GTGTCAAGTTTTAGTACTTCAGCAAGGACTGGCAAAACGCCAAATAAGAACTTCAGAAAGCCTGTGGGCTGCAATGAACGTGACTACATCCGTTGGAAGAATTGCTTACAGCGTGATTTTACTGTCAATGG GTTGATGTTTGATCCATTGGAGAACGTAGTGTATGACTATATAGGAGGAGTTGAAGATATAAAGAACTCTAAA GTGAGGACAGTATCTGCAGCAAAGCTTTCATTTATAGAGGATAAAG CTCGCATTTTACGTGCAATTAGGATTGCAGCGAGGTTAGGATTCAGCTTGACTAAAGACGTTGCTGTTTCTGTGAAGGAGCTTTCTACTTCATTGCTGAGACTTGACCCT TCAAGGGTCCAGATGGAAATCAATTATATGCTGGCCTATGGGTCTGCAGAAGCTTCTTTAAGGTTGTTATGGAGATTTGGTCTCATGGAGATTCTTCTACCTATCCAG TCCATGTTTCGCAATCTTGACCGACTTGTAGCACCTGATCGACCATGCGCCGAGCTACTCTG GATTGGGATCTTAGCGTTTCACAAAGCATTGGTCGACCAGCCTCGGGATCCCACCGTCGTAGCTTCCTACTGTCTTGCCATCTACAGTGACATATCTTTATCCGAAGCCATGGAGATCGCAAAGAGCAACACAAAACAGCACAACTCAAACTTCCAAGAACTGTCCGCTCAAGACAAAGACATTGCTGGCAGCAAACTATCGCAGCAGGTCATGAGCTTAGCAGAGTCTGTAAAATCAGCTGCGAAAAAGATGCATGATCGAGACTACTTAGCTAACGCGATGAGCAAATACCCGCAAGCACCAAGCTCTGATATG GTGTTCATGTCGAGACCATTGTTGGAGAGAGTGCAGAGAATGTTTGGAAGTGTGAGAAGGAagggagatggagagagaggtGTGCCAAGTTTAGACCGCAGGATAAACTACAAGTCTCTTGCTCTTGGAGACTTTCACGAGACACGTCGTGTTTTCGCTAGGATTGTCTTTGATACCGTTTACCCTCCAAAGATTTAA
- the LOC106319722 gene encoding uncharacterized protein LOC106319722, with the protein MDAAEVKSGDYPPRLYPEGSSNLDGKVINHNFHPGHFPHVRETIGLDVWEELVNSPIGVVARLAERESMWSGRTVHYLLCKQLRVIKKEISGLACSSLVRVRRIILKDSIEEMFSIWPGEDDNPQLVRLITDIHSGRFVKGLWEVQGNAKGEGNEKKRMKGGVSSEAEPPTKKQKKVKTQNESEADAAGKGSGEKEGSKELELENKATLTTIVSTLDIISRKFDQVDSRLEAYELDRNRPLMDQKTIDDRATKDDKATKDDKAAKDPAYGRGCRRKRIVKGEDADEKKKATQADAAFKRKEKAETKKKATEDKKKEAEAKKKEAESKKKVQPDVEDSSLADITEEVVAEQNEFAPESDVENSEVFLHQAVSSSLVFPNVGHNGTTCMRKNVTPSSAIYNPLAPVDPALLEKLMQHIKAITPKTPEHQHVVVYMNVLIKRSMREPTLFWSKRIAFVDVWWQSYLIHDYAQFKMKPTMFMFKGNGYEDMINGRIPDHCRINLKWYEDVDHLYGCLQAGGNHWVAYHVNLKKEKIDCYDPIFGENAISLLDALFEENLGNRRRQASVDVNKSLV; encoded by the exons atggatgcTGCTGAAGTTAAATCAGGGGATTACCCACCAAGACTTTACCCTGAAGGGTCTTCTAACCTAGATGGTAAAGTTATTAATCACAATTTCCATCCAGGGCATTTCCCCCATGTTAGAGAAACAATAGGACTTGATGTGTGGGAAGAACTGGTGAACTCTCCCATTGGAGTAGTTGCTAGGCTAGCGGAACGCGAAAGCATGTGGTCTGGTAGGACCGTGCACTATCTACTGTGTAAACAGCTGCGAGTTATAAAGAAGGAGATATCAGGTTTAGCTTGCTCGAGTTTG GTGCGTGTGAGGAGAATTATTTTGAAGGACTcaattgaagagatgttttcTATTTGGCCGGGTGAAGATGACAACCCACAACTCGTTAGGTTGATAACAGACATACATTCAGGTAGATTTGTGAAAGGTTTGTGGGAAGTGCAGGGGAATGCAAAGGGGGAGgggaatgagaagaagagaatgaaggGAGGAGTTTCGTCAGAAGCTGAGCCACCCactaagaagcagaagaaagttAAGACACAGAATGAGTCTGAAGCTGATGCAGCGGGAAAGGGTTCTGGCGAGAAGGAAGGTAGTAAAGAGTTGGAGTTGGAGAACAAAGCGACTCTAACGACCATTGTGAGTACTCTGGATATTATTTCCAGAAAATTTGATCAGGTTGACTCACGGTTAGAAGCTTACGAGTTAGACCGGAACAGACCACTGATGGACCAAAAGACCATTGATGACAGG GCTACTAAGGATGATAAGGCTACCAAAGATGATAAGGCTGCTAAGGATCCAGCCTATGGACGCGGCTGCAGGCGCAAGCGTATTGTTAAGGGTGAGGATGCcgatgagaagaaaaaagcaaCGCAAGCAGATGCTGCGtttaagaggaaggagaaggctgAGACTAAGAAAAAAGCTACTGAggataagaaaaaagaggctgaagctaagaaaaaagaggctgaaTCTAAGAAAAAA GTACAACCTGATGTAGAGGACAGTTCATTGGCTGATATAACTGAAGAAGTTGTTGCAGAACAGAACGAATTCGCGCCGGAGTCTGATGTCGAGAATTCTGAAGTG TTTCTTCATCAGGCAGTTTCTTCATCATTAGTTTTTCCGAACGTAGGACATAATGGAACGACGTGCATGAGGAAGAATGTTACTCCTTCATCAGCAATATATAACCCTCTAGCGCCTGTTGATCCGGCGCTATTGGAGAAACTTATGCAACACATCAAGGCAATTACACCCAAAACACCAGAGCACCAG cATGTCGTGGTGTATATGAACGTCCTCATTAAAAGGTCCATGCGAGAGCCCACTCTATTCTGGTCCAAGCGGATTGCCTTCGTTGACGTTTGGTGGCAAAGTTATTTGATTCACGATTACGCTCAGTTCAAGATGAAACCCACAATGTTTATGTTCAAAGGCAATGGTTATGAAGATATGATAAATGGTAGGATTCCCGATCATTGTCGAATAAACTTGAAGTGGTATGAAGATGTGGATCACTTGTACGGATGTCTTCAAGCCGGCGGAAATCACTGGGTTGCGTATCACGTGAatctgaagaaggagaagattgatTGCTACGATCCAATCTTTGGAGAG AACGCTATTTCGTTGCTAGATGCGCTATTTGAAGAGAACTTGGGCAATCGGAGGCGACAAGCCTCCGTGGATGTTAACAAGAGTCTAGTGTGA